A section of the Paenibacillus yonginensis genome encodes:
- a CDS encoding AraC family transcriptional regulator produces MSEALSLAESLMENLSVSVSLVHSRSHFGGWNRTDEIPSFSRLYYIADGEGSVLLNGELHYPKPGQLMIMPAGSVQTTTTSRDNPYTRHFCHFDAKIGEWPLFAPEGKLILVDAEEPEATRRLFLNMEEQFSQGGYLAPLRLKSALLHLLAYCMEHSGYTAELDRFLFHEERVKLGSVLQYIEEHLDQTIEIDTLADIIHLHPNYFIPYFKKLMGVTPIHYVQQKRMDKAKRLLSFSNLSISDTAEQLGMDLPHFSRTFKKATGVSPSSYRRGTT; encoded by the coding sequence ATGTCCGAAGCTCTTTCTTTAGCCGAAAGTTTAATGGAGAATCTGAGTGTATCCGTATCGCTGGTTCATTCCAGATCTCATTTTGGCGGTTGGAACCGCACCGATGAAATTCCGTCGTTTAGCCGGCTGTATTATATTGCGGATGGTGAAGGAAGCGTGCTGCTGAACGGCGAGCTCCACTACCCGAAGCCGGGGCAGCTGATGATTATGCCCGCTGGTTCTGTCCAGACCACCACCACTTCCCGGGACAACCCCTATACCCGTCACTTCTGCCATTTTGACGCCAAGATCGGCGAATGGCCGCTGTTTGCCCCCGAAGGGAAACTCATTCTTGTAGATGCGGAGGAGCCGGAGGCAACCCGGCGGCTGTTTCTGAATATGGAGGAGCAGTTCAGTCAAGGCGGGTATCTGGCTCCGCTGCGGCTCAAATCGGCGCTGCTTCATCTGCTTGCCTACTGCATGGAGCATTCCGGATATACAGCAGAGCTGGACCGCTTCCTGTTCCATGAAGAACGGGTCAAACTCGGCAGCGTACTGCAGTATATTGAAGAACATTTGGATCAGACGATCGAGATCGATACGCTGGCCGATATTATCCATCTTCATCCCAATTATTTCATTCCTTATTTTAAGAAGCTGATGGGCGTTACGCCTATCCACTATGTCCAGCAGAAGCGGATGGACAAGGCGAAGCGGCTGCTTTCTTTTTCCAATTTGTCGATTTCGGATACCGCGGAGCAGCTCGGCATGGATCTCCCCCACTTCTCTCGTACCTTCAAGAAGGCGACCGGCGTCAGCCCCAGCTCCTATCGCAGAGGAACGACGTAA
- a CDS encoding Gfo/Idh/MocA family protein yields the protein MKELGAAIVGCGSIFPLHAKALSELDGVRLRAVVDTDAERARLAGEEYECEALSDYQALLGNPDIQVVHLCTPHHLHVPMALSLLKAGKHVLTEKPISHTLSEGKELAAAAAMSGKQLGVCFQNRYNEASLRIKETILSGELGKLIGMKAIVTWYRDEAYYKQSPWRGKWATEGGGVLMNQSIHTLDLLQWFGGDISSVRGSVTTDSLDGVIEVEDTAHARIRFTNGATALFYATNGYVDNSPVELEILFEGGKLIQRSDSLYQVKGAAEDVLCGAAALTGPPGKSYWGSSHASLIQDFYACLQKGEAFAIDGREGLKAVKLADDIYRSSGVERSVKLRT from the coding sequence ATGAAAGAATTAGGAGCAGCCATAGTCGGCTGCGGCAGTATTTTCCCGCTGCACGCCAAAGCCTTGAGCGAGCTGGACGGGGTACGGCTTCGGGCCGTGGTCGATACTGACGCCGAGCGGGCGCGTCTGGCGGGTGAGGAGTATGAATGCGAAGCATTGAGCGATTACCAGGCGCTGCTGGGGAATCCGGATATCCAGGTCGTCCATTTATGCACGCCCCATCATCTGCATGTGCCGATGGCGCTTTCGCTCCTGAAGGCTGGCAAACATGTGCTGACTGAAAAGCCGATCTCCCATACGCTGAGCGAAGGGAAAGAACTGGCCGCAGCCGCTGCCATGAGCGGGAAACAGCTTGGGGTTTGCTTTCAGAACCGGTACAATGAAGCATCCTTACGCATCAAAGAAACGATATTGTCAGGCGAATTAGGCAAGCTGATTGGCATGAAAGCGATCGTGACCTGGTACCGGGACGAGGCGTATTACAAGCAAAGTCCATGGCGCGGCAAATGGGCTACCGAAGGCGGCGGCGTGCTGATGAATCAGTCGATTCATACGCTTGATCTGCTGCAATGGTTCGGCGGCGACATCAGCTCTGTCCGCGGAAGTGTTACAACGGATTCCCTGGACGGCGTTATCGAAGTTGAGGATACGGCGCATGCCCGCATTCGTTTCACGAACGGGGCGACAGCCTTGTTCTATGCTACTAACGGCTATGTGGACAATTCCCCAGTCGAGCTTGAGATTCTCTTTGAAGGAGGCAAGCTGATTCAGCGCAGCGATTCCTTGTATCAGGTGAAGGGAGCAGCAGAAGACGTCTTGTGCGGCGCCGCGGCCCTCACCGGACCTCCGGGCAAATCTTATTGGGGCAGCAGCCATGCCAGCCTGATTCAGGATTTCTATGCCTGCTTGCAGAAAGGCGAGGCGTTTGCGATTGACGGGCGGGAAGGACTGAAGGCCGTCAAGCTGGCCGACGATATTTATCGATCCTCTGGTGTGGAACGGTCTGTCAAGCTCCGCACTTAA
- a CDS encoding TetR/AcrR family transcriptional regulator, with protein MNAAGPNRRVKLTKMILKETLIELIQSKPISKVTIKEICDLADLNRSTFYAHYTDQFDLMKQVEQELIDELNAYVEDRTGGESSRSGEPASDTNSAKSESEDQTVDEYAVIEQILHFMLQNKELFIALFNGHGSPDFAVRIADMVRFYSIHKWLADEAVDPEIAEYLFKFAEAGGTGMMIKWVNDGYVTPPAEMAALIIRIIRGGISSFTDER; from the coding sequence ATGAACGCTGCAGGGCCGAATCGGCGTGTGAAATTAACTAAAATGATTCTGAAAGAGACACTTATCGAATTAATCCAGAGCAAGCCGATCTCCAAGGTAACGATCAAGGAAATCTGCGACCTGGCGGACTTGAACCGAAGCACCTTCTATGCCCATTACACAGATCAATTCGATTTGATGAAGCAGGTGGAGCAGGAGCTCATTGATGAGTTGAATGCTTATGTAGAGGACAGAACCGGCGGGGAGAGCAGCAGGAGCGGGGAGCCAGCGAGCGATACGAACAGTGCTAAGTCCGAGTCCGAGGATCAAACGGTGGACGAATATGCGGTGATTGAACAAATCCTGCATTTTATGCTGCAGAACAAAGAGCTGTTTATTGCCTTGTTTAACGGACATGGAAGCCCGGATTTCGCAGTGCGGATTGCGGATATGGTCCGCTTCTACAGCATCCATAAATGGCTGGCTGACGAGGCTGTGGACCCCGAAATTGCGGAATATTTATTTAAATTTGCCGAGGCGGGCGGGACGGGCATGATGATTAAGTGGGTGAATGACGGTTATGTAACGCCTCCTGCCGAGATGGCTGCTTTGATTATCCGAATCATTCGAGGCGGAATATCCTCATTTACAGACGAAAGGTGA
- a CDS encoding Gfo/Idh/MocA family protein: protein MKKVRYGIIGIGNMGRSHAVELLDQVNGAELAAVCDSSPDALAWAKDRLPDNVQQFDQPEVLFKSGLIDAVIIATPHYDHPPLAIQAFDAGLHVLIEKPAGVYTKAVREMNARAAASDRVFGIMYNQRTNPLYQKLKELIASGELGEIRRTNWIITNWYRSQSYYNSGGWRATWAGEGGGVLLNQDPHQLDLWQWTTGLMPKRVRAFCHFGKYRDIEVEDDVTAYVEYENGATGLFVTTTGEAPGTNRFEVTGDRGKIVIEDDKLVFWRLRVPEPEFNASYNGGFGAPECWKCEVPVPAGHGEQHLGILKNFTNAILHGEQLIAPGEEGIKGLTLSNAMHLSAWEDDWADLPLDEDRFHELLQSKIATSKYKKKTDESRTLDVTGTH, encoded by the coding sequence ATGAAGAAGGTACGATACGGGATCATCGGGATAGGAAATATGGGCAGATCGCATGCGGTTGAGCTGCTCGATCAGGTGAACGGGGCTGAGCTCGCTGCCGTGTGCGATAGCTCCCCGGACGCTTTGGCCTGGGCCAAAGACCGGCTGCCGGATAACGTTCAACAATTCGACCAGCCCGAAGTGCTGTTCAAGTCGGGACTGATCGATGCGGTGATTATCGCAACGCCTCATTATGATCATCCGCCGCTGGCGATTCAGGCGTTTGACGCCGGCCTTCACGTGCTGATCGAGAAGCCTGCGGGCGTGTACACCAAAGCCGTCAGAGAGATGAATGCCAGAGCAGCGGCTTCGGATCGGGTGTTTGGCATCATGTACAATCAGAGAACCAATCCGCTGTATCAAAAGCTGAAAGAGCTGATTGCTTCCGGCGAGCTTGGCGAGATCCGGCGGACGAACTGGATTATTACGAATTGGTATCGCTCTCAAAGCTACTATAATTCCGGAGGATGGCGAGCAACCTGGGCGGGGGAAGGGGGCGGCGTGCTGCTGAATCAGGACCCGCACCAGCTGGACCTTTGGCAGTGGACAACCGGCTTGATGCCTAAGCGGGTCCGCGCCTTTTGCCATTTCGGGAAATACCGCGATATTGAGGTTGAAGACGACGTAACGGCTTATGTGGAATATGAAAATGGTGCGACCGGCCTGTTCGTGACGACCACCGGCGAAGCGCCGGGCACCAACCGGTTCGAGGTCACCGGAGACCGGGGCAAAATCGTCATCGAAGACGATAAGCTTGTGTTCTGGCGGCTGCGGGTTCCGGAGCCGGAATTTAATGCGTCCTATAACGGCGGCTTTGGTGCGCCGGAATGCTGGAAATGTGAAGTTCCGGTGCCTGCGGGCCACGGCGAGCAGCATCTGGGCATCCTCAAAAATTTCACAAATGCGATTCTGCACGGCGAGCAGCTGATTGCGCCGGGTGAAGAAGGGATCAAAGGCCTGACCTTATCCAATGCCATGCACCTGTCCGCCTGGGAAGATGACTGGGCCGACCTCCCGCTGGATGAAGACCGTTTCCATGAGCTGCTGCAGAGCAAAATAGCCACCTCGAAATATAAGAAGAAAACGGACGAGAGCCGGACGCTGGACGTAACGGGCACCCATTGA
- a CDS encoding sugar phosphate isomerase/epimerase family protein, with the protein MKPENLAVQLYTLRNFTQTEESLKDTFNKVASIGYRSAQVSGIGAIPHETVKKLADEAGLSICATHVPWDRLADDLEGIAEQHRLWNCRYVGLGSLPESYRGSAEGYRTFAKQANEIALKLKNDYDLQFVYHNHHFEFEKYGDKTGLEILFDETDPAAFGFELDLYWVQAGGGDPVEWIHKVAGRMQVVHFKDMAIVSGKQVFAEIGEGNMNYEALIRACDETGVEWMVVEQDECRRDPFESVGISLRYLLGKCEGVKA; encoded by the coding sequence ATGAAACCCGAGAACTTGGCTGTACAGCTGTATACGCTGCGAAATTTCACGCAAACCGAAGAAAGTTTGAAGGATACGTTTAACAAGGTGGCCTCCATCGGCTACCGCTCCGCTCAGGTTTCCGGGATCGGAGCGATTCCGCACGAAACGGTGAAGAAGCTGGCTGATGAAGCCGGGCTCTCCATCTGCGCGACTCATGTGCCATGGGATCGTCTGGCGGATGACCTGGAAGGGATTGCCGAGCAGCACCGGCTGTGGAACTGCCGTTATGTCGGGCTTGGTTCCCTGCCGGAATCCTACCGGGGATCTGCCGAAGGCTACAGAACCTTTGCGAAGCAGGCGAACGAAATTGCGCTCAAATTGAAGAACGATTACGATCTGCAATTTGTGTATCATAACCATCATTTTGAATTTGAAAAATACGGCGACAAAACTGGCCTGGAAATCCTGTTTGATGAAACCGATCCTGCGGCTTTCGGATTTGAACTGGATCTGTATTGGGTCCAAGCCGGGGGGGGCGACCCTGTAGAATGGATCCACAAGGTGGCCGGACGGATGCAGGTCGTCCATTTCAAGGATATGGCGATTGTCTCCGGCAAACAGGTTTTTGCTGAAATCGGAGAAGGCAATATGAACTATGAAGCGCTTATCCGGGCCTGTGACGAAACGGGCGTTGAATGGATGGTTGTGGAGCAGGACGAATGCCGCCGCGATCCCTTTGAAAGCGTGGGCATCAGCTTGCGGTACCTGCTCGGCAAATGCGAGGGGGTAAAAGCTTGA
- a CDS encoding Gfo/Idh/MocA family protein, which yields MSTNNGMIYAPVHQAKPVVGPGGFVMAAMALDHGHIYGMCNGLIEAGATLKWVYDPDPSKVGDFTARYPQVQAARSPEEILEDPEVRLVAAAAVPNERGPLGLRVMAAGKDYFTDKTPFTTLSQLEDARRAAAATGRKYMVYFSERLHVESAIYAGKLIKEGVIGKVIQVIGLGPHRLNAPDRPAWFFEKEKYGGILCDIGSHQIEQFLYFAGCKDAKVLHSKVANYANPDYPELEDFGDAALLGDNGASNYFRVDWFTPDGLGVWGDGRCTILGTEGYIELRKYVDLARSQGGDHVYWADRKGEHYADVHGKVGYPFFGELILDCLNRTETAMTQEHVFKAAELCLQAQELAVKVTPAGGEPPQC from the coding sequence TTGAGCACAAACAACGGCATGATATATGCTCCGGTCCATCAAGCGAAGCCGGTTGTCGGACCTGGCGGATTTGTTATGGCGGCCATGGCGCTGGACCACGGGCATATCTATGGCATGTGCAATGGACTGATCGAAGCCGGTGCCACACTGAAATGGGTGTACGATCCGGACCCGTCCAAGGTGGGGGACTTCACCGCACGTTACCCGCAGGTCCAGGCGGCCCGTTCTCCCGAAGAGATTCTGGAGGATCCGGAGGTCCGGCTGGTGGCGGCTGCCGCTGTGCCAAACGAACGAGGCCCGCTGGGGCTGCGCGTGATGGCTGCGGGCAAGGACTATTTTACCGACAAAACGCCGTTTACCACGCTGTCCCAGCTCGAAGACGCCAGACGGGCAGCCGCGGCGACCGGGCGCAAATATATGGTTTATTTCAGCGAACGGCTTCATGTCGAGAGCGCCATCTATGCAGGCAAACTGATCAAAGAAGGCGTCATTGGCAAGGTCATTCAGGTCATCGGCCTCGGGCCGCACCGGCTGAATGCGCCGGACCGTCCGGCCTGGTTCTTTGAGAAGGAGAAATACGGCGGCATTCTCTGCGATATAGGCAGCCATCAGATCGAGCAATTTCTATATTTTGCCGGCTGCAAGGATGCCAAAGTGCTGCACAGCAAGGTAGCTAATTATGCCAATCCCGATTATCCGGAGCTTGAGGACTTTGGGGATGCCGCGCTGCTGGGCGATAACGGCGCTTCGAACTATTTCCGGGTGGACTGGTTTACGCCGGACGGACTTGGCGTTTGGGGCGACGGAAGATGTACCATTCTGGGGACGGAAGGTTATATCGAGCTGCGCAAATATGTGGATCTGGCCCGTTCCCAAGGAGGCGATCACGTCTACTGGGCCGACCGCAAAGGCGAGCATTACGCCGATGTTCACGGCAAGGTCGGTTATCCCTTCTTCGGCGAGCTGATCCTTGACTGCCTGAACCGGACGGAGACAGCCATGACCCAGGAGCATGTATTTAAGGCAGCCGAGCTTTGTCTGCAGGCTCAGGAGCTGGCGGTGAAGGTAACTCCTGCGGGAGGAGAACCGCCGCAGTGCTAG